AGACAGGCATGAAAGTAATGGGATTGGATTACGGGGATCGCCGAATTGGGGTCGCCGTAAGTGATGCCTTCGGCTGGACCGCCCAAGGATTGGAAGTCATAGAACGACGCGGTGACGACAGCGAGTTCGGTAAAATTGCAAATTTGGTTCGTGAACATGAAATTGGTGAGGTTGTTGTAGGCTTGCCGAAAAATATGAACGGAACCGTGGGTCCACGCGGTGAGATTTGCATTGAGTTTGCGAACCGGCTCAAGGAGTTACTGGGTTTACCCGTTCACCTTTGGGATGAACGGCTGACGACGCGTTCGGC
This window of the Paenibacillus polymyxa genome carries:
- the ruvX gene encoding Holliday junction resolvase RuvX, encoding MKVMGLDYGDRRIGVAVSDAFGWTAQGLEVIERRGDDSEFGKIANLVREHEIGEVVVGLPKNMNGTVGPRGEICIEFANRLKELLGLPVHLWDERLTTRSAERALLEADVSRKKRKQVVDKLAASLILQNYLDAHSTR